Part of the Geodermatophilus obscurus DSM 43160 genome is shown below.
CTCGTTCTCTACAACCTGGTCTACGTGGGGGCCGCACTGGTCTGCGCCGCCGCGGCCCGCCGCGCGGAGGCCGACCGGATGGCCTGGTGGGCGATGACGCTCTCCCTCGCCTGGGGGCTCGTGGGCAACCTGGTCTACAGCCTGCTGGTCGCGCCGATGCCCGAGGAACCGTTCCCGTCGATCGCTGACTTCTGCTACCTGGTCTACTACGTCCCGCTCTACGTCGCCCTGATCGGGTTGATCCGCGCCCGCGTCTCGCGGTTCCACGCCAGCATGTGGCTCGACGGCATCGTCGGCGCCCTGGGCGCGGGCGCCGTCGCGGTCGCCGTCCTGCTGGGTCCGGCCCTGGAGGTCACCGAGGGCGACGTCGCCGCCGTGCTCACCAACCTCGCCTACCCGGTGGCGGACGTCGTCCTGCTGGCCCTGCTCGTCGGCGTGAGCGCGATGCTGGGTGTCCGGCGCGAGCGCACGCTGCTGCTCGTCGGCGCCGCGATCGCGGCCAACCTGGTCGGTGACATCGTCTACCTCGACCTCGCCACCGCCGGCGTCTACGTCGAGGGTGGGCCGCTGGACCTCGCCTGGCTCTCCGCGATGGCGCTGTTCGCGCTGGCCGCGCACGGCAGCGACCGGGACACCGTGCAGGCGTCGGCACAGAGCGGCGAGGGGGCAGGCACGCGGGTCGGCTGGCGCGTCCTGGCCCTGCCCCTGGCCTGCAACCTGGGGAGCCTGGTGATCCTCGCCGCCGGCTACGGGGACCGGTTCTCCTCCGCGGCCGCCTGGCTCGCCGTGGGGTGCGTCGTCGCGGCGCTGGCTCGCACCGCGATCACCTTCCGTGAGGTCCGTGCCTTCCACGAGGTCCGCGAGCAGGCCCGGACCGACGAGTTGACCGGCCTGCCCAACCGGCGGGCGCTGATGGACGAGGCCCGCCGGATGGTGGCCACCGCCACCGCCCGCCACCCCGCCGCGCTGCTGCTGCTCGACCTCGACGGCTTCAAGGAGGTCAACGACAGCCTGGGGCACCACGCCGGCGACAGCCTGCTGCGGCAGGTCGGCCCCCGGCTGCGCGACGCCCTGCGGGCCACGGACACGCTCGCCCGGCTGGGCGGCGACGAGTTCGCCGTCCTGCTGCCGGACTCGGCCCTCGACGGGGCCCAGGAGCGTGCCGAGCGGATCCGTGAGCTGCTGCTGCAGCCCTTCACCGTCGAGGGGATCCGGCTGCACGTGGGCGTGAGCATCGGCGTCGCCACGGCCCCCGTCCCCGCGGCGACGGTGCAGGAACTGCTCCGCTGCGCCGACGTCGCCATGTACGCGGCGAAGTCCAGCCGGGCGGGCGTCCGCGCCTACGTCCCCGACCCGCGCGGCGGCATCGGGGACCGCCTGCACACGATGGAGGAGCTGCGGACGGCGCTGGAGGACGGCGACCAGCTCGCCGTCCACCTGCAGCCGCAGGTCGCCCTCGACGACGGCCGCGTCGTCGGCGCGGAGGCCCTGGTCCGCTGGCACCACCCGACCCGCGGCCTGCTCTCTCCCGCCGCACTGCTCCCCGCCGCCGAGCAGGCCGGGTTGCTGCGGCCGCTGGCCGACGCCGTGCTGGAGCTGTCCCTCAGCGCCGCCGCCTGCTGGTGGCGGGACCGCCGCGTGCCCGTCTCGGTGAACCTGTCAGCCGCGGACGTCACCGACCTCGACCTGCCCGCCAAGGTCGCCGGGGCCCTGGCGCGGCACGGCCTGCCGGCCGCGGCGCTGACCCTCGAGCTGGTCGAGGACACCCTCATGGCCGATCCCGACCGGGGGCGTGTCGTCCTCGGTGACCTGCGGCGGCTCGGGGTCCGGACGTCCATCGACGACTACGGCACCGGTTACAGCTCGCTGGCCTACCTGCGCCACCTGCCGGCCGACGAGCTGAAGCTCGACCGGAGCCTCACCCGGGACGTCGGCCGCGACCCGCGGGCAGCGGCGATCGTCCGGCACACCGTGGCGCTCGCCCACGACCTCGGCCTCACGCTGGTGGCCGAGGGCGTCGAGGAGGACGACACCGGTGACGTGCTCGGTCCGGTGGAGGTGCGCAGCCGCACCCGACGACGCCGTCCAGCCCTCCCCCGGCCGCCGTCCCGAGGACCGCACTCGGGGTGTGCCGCCCGCGGTGAGCGGGCAGGATGGCCGCCGACACGATCAACTGGAGGTGCATCCCGTGTTCCGCAAGAAGACGCACGGCCAGATCATCGGCGAGGAGCTGCAGGAGGGCCTCGCCCACATCGGGACGGCGGTGGCGGAGGCCCGGAAGGCGGCGACGGACCAGCTGGCGCCGCGCGTGGAGGCCGCCCGTGAGGCGAGCGGCCCGGCGCTGGACGCCGCCATGGGTGCGGTCGCGCCCAAGGTCGCCGCCGCGGTGGCCGTCGCCGCACCCGCCGTCGAGGCCGCCCGGGACGCGCTGACCCCGCGGGTGGAGGCCGCCCGCGACGCCCTCGGCCCCCGCGTCGTCGCGACCCGCGACGCGCTGACCCCCCGGGTCGAGGCCGCGCGCGAGGCCGCCGCCCCGCACCTGGCCGCCGCGGTGACCGCCGCCCAGGCCGCGGCCGCCAGGGCCGCCACCGACCTGGGCCCCCGCGTCGAGGCCGCCCGCGAGGCGGCGCAGAAGACGCTGGTCGAGGACCTCGTCCCCCGGGTGGTCGCCGCCCAGGCCGCCACGCTGGCCTACGCCGCGCCCAGGGTGCTGGCCGCCCGCGAGGCGGTCACCCCCGTGCTCGAGACCACCCGTGAGTCGCTCGCCTCGGGACTGGGCAGCGCCCGTGACGAGCTCGACCTGCGCCGCCTGGAGCTGGCCGCCGTCACCGCCAAGGCCGCGAAGAAGCGGGGCGAGCTGGAGAAGGCGGCGGCGAAGAAGCGCCGGGAACTGGAGAGGAAGGCCGCCAAGGCGGGTAAGGGGGGAACGCGGAAGGTCGGGATCGAGCCCCAGCCGCGGCGCTGGCCGTGGCTGCTCGCCGTCCTCGGCATCGTCGCCGCCGTGGCGGTGGTGCTGCGCCGTCGCAGCGGCTCCGATGACCTGTGGACCCCCGCCCCCACCGGCGACGGGCCCGTGCCGAGCTACCGAGAGGACCCCCTGCCCATGTCCAAGACCGTTTCCACCGCCCAGACCACGCCTGGCGACGCCACGCCGCCGGACACCGACGCCGGCTCGTGGGCGCAGCAGTCCAAGCCCACCGAGAGCCCCGGCTCCGCCACCCCGGGCACCGCCACGACCAGTCCGGACGACCCGGCGCTGGACACGGCCACCGCCTCCCCGAACGACCAGCCGCAGACCGCCTCCGGTGGGATCGGCTCCGACTCCGAGGACCCGCGCAACCCGGCGACCTGACCGCACCCCGCCCCTGAGCAGCGACGCCCGCCTCGACCGAGGCGGGCGTCGCCGTCTCCAGGGGTACCGTGGTCGATCATGAGCGAGACGGTGGCCCCGACCCCCTCGTCCGACACCCCGCTGGCACCCTCCGGCCGCAAGCTGCTGCGCCTGGAGGTCCGCAACAGCCAGGTGCCGATCGAGCGCAAGCCGGAGTGGATCAAGACGCGACTCAAGACCGGCCCGGAGTACACCGAGCTGAAGTCGCTGGTCCGCCGCGAGGGCCTGCACACCGTCTGCGAAGAGGCCGGCTGTCCCAACATCTACGAGTGCTGGGAGGACCGGGAGGCCACCTTCCTCATCGGCGGCGACCAGTGCACCCGGCGGTGCGACTTCTGCCAGATCGACACCGGCAAGCCGGCCGACTTCGACGCCGACGAGCCGCGCCGGGTCGCCGAGAGCGTCGCCACGATGCAGCTGCGGTACGCCACCGTGACCGGCGTCGCCCGGGACGACCTGCCCGACGGCGGCGCCTGGCTCTACGCCGAGACGGTCCGGCAGATCCACGCCGCCGTCCCCGGCTGCGGCGTCGAGCTCCTCATCCCCGACTTCAACGCCGACCCCGACCAGCTCGCCGAGGTCTTCTCCTCCCGGCCCGAGGTGCTCGCGCACAACGTCGAGACCGTGCCGCGCATCTTCAAGCGGATCCGCCCCGGCTTCCGGTTCGAGCGGTCGCTGGCGGTGATCACCGCCGCCCGCGAGGCCGGGCTGGTCACCAAGTCCAACCTGATCCTGGGCATGGGTGAGGAGCCGCACGAGGTCGTCGAGACGATGCAGGCCCTCCACGACGCCGGCTGCGACCTGCTCACGATCACCCAGTACCTGCGCCCCTCGCCGCGGCACCACCCCGTCGTCCGCTGGGTCAAGCCCGACGAGTTCGTCGGCTTCCAGCAGACGGCGGAGGAGATCGGTTTCCCCGGCGTGCTCGCCGGGCCGCTGGTCCGCAGCTCCTACCGGGCCGGGCGGCTGTACCAGCAGGCCGTCGAGGCGCGCGGGCTGACCCGCTCGATCTGAGGACGTCGCTCTTCGGCCCGCTGCAGCGGCCCGCCGCGAGCTCGCGAGCAGCGGGGGGCAGCGGGGTCCTCCGACTATCCTGTGGGTATGGCACGCAGCAGGCCCACCGACTCCCCCGCGCCCGCCGGCACCGGCAAGGCCGCCACCGGGCCCGGCTCCCGCTTCCGCGGCCGGAGCGGGTCGACCGGGGCCACGGCTTCCGGCCGGGGCGCAGGCAAGGTCGGCAAGGACGGCCGGCCCAAGGTCGGCCGGCTCAAGAAGGTCGGCAACCAGGCCCGCATGATCAAGCAGGCCTACTCGCTGACCCGCAAGAACGACCCCAAGCTGCCCTGGGTCATGCTCATCGCCTTCATCGCGGTGGCCGCCGTCATCGAGCTGATCGCCATCCTCTTCGGGGCGCCGTTCCTCTTCCTGCCCATCGCGATCCTCTTCGGCGCGCTGGCCGCGATGATCGTCTTCGGCCGCCGCGCGCAGGGCTCGGCCTACCGCCAGGTGGAGGGTCAGCCCGGCGCCGCGGCGTGGGTGCTCGAGGGCATGCGCGGCGACTGGCAGGTCTCCTCCGGCGTCGCCGGCACCACGCAGCTGGACGCCGTCCACCGGGTGACCGGCCGGCCAGGCATCATCCTGGTCGGCGAGGGCGTGCCCTCCCGCGTGCGCCCGCTGCTGGCCCAGGAGAAGAAGCGCGTCGCCCGCATCGCCGGCGACGCCCCGATCTACGACGTCCTCGTAGGCGACGAGGCGAGCCAGGTGCCGCTGCGCAAGCTCAGCGCCCACGTGATGAAGCTGCCCCGCAACCTCTCCGGCGGCGAGCTCAACGCCCTGCGCAAGCGGCTGTCCGCGCTCGGCGGGTCGCGGATGCCGGTGCCCGGCGGCCCGCTGCCCGGCGGCCGGCAGATGAGCGTCAGCCAGCGCCAGGTGCGCCGGCGGTAGGACGACGCGACGAGAGCCCCCGTGCCGGCCGGCCCGGGGGCTCTCCTGCGTTCAGTCCCGGACGACCGCGGTGTCGGTCAGCCGGTCGTGCAGCCCGCGCCCATCGGCGTCCACCACGAGGGCGGGCACCAGCACCATGAGCAGGCCCGTGCGGACGACGGCCCGCCACAGCGCCAGCCGTTGCCCGGGCCGCGGGTGGGCCAGCCGCAGCCCGAGCAGCCGCATCCCGGGTGTCTGCCCGAAGGCGACCAGGGTGCCGACGGTGATCAGCGCGAACGACAGCAGGCTCCAGTTGCCGGGCAGCGACGGAGCGGTGAACAGGCCCGCGACCAGCGCCGCGGCGATGGCGTCGAGGGAGAAGGCACCGACCCTGCTGGAGAAGGTCGCCAGCGAGCCGGGACCGTCGGAGGGCAGTCCCAGTGCGGCACCGCGCGGGCGCTCCTGAGAGGGTGGCTGCACGTCCCCGACCATGACCCTCAGCGTAGGAGGCGCCCGCAGGACACCCGCCCGGCCGACGGGCAACGGGGCCGGCGACACGCCGGAAGCCGTTGTTACGGGGCCGAAACACCCGAGACACCCGGGGGCAACCGCCCGCTCGTAGGTTCGCAACCGGCTGTCCGCCCCAACCCGGAGGATCGATGTTCACCAGTCCCGACGAGGTCGCCGCCTACATCCGCGACAACGACGTCGAGTACGTCGACGTCCGCTTCTGCGACCTGCCCGGCGTCATGCAGCACTTCACGATCCCGGCGTCCACCTTCGGGGAGGACACGTTCTCCGAGGGCCTCGGCTTCGACGGGTCCTCGATCCGCGGGTTCCAGGCGATCAACGAGTCCGACATGCTGCTGCTGCCGGACGCCAACAGCGCCTTCCTCGACCCGTTCCGCCGTCACAAGACGCTGAACGTCAACTTCTTCATCCACGACCCGATCACGCGCGAGGCCTACAGCCGCGACCCGCGCAACGTCGCGAAGAAGGCCGAGGCGTACCTGGCCAGCAGCGGCATCGCCGACACCGCCTACTTCGGCGCCGAGGCGGAGTTCTACGTCTTCGACTCGATCCGCCACGGCACCGGGATCAACGAGGGCTACTACCACATCGACGCGGTCGAGGGCTCGTGGAACACCGGCTCGCTGACCGGCGAGAACGGCGGCCCGAACCTGGGCTACAAGACCCGCCCGAAGGGCGGCTACTTCCCGGTCGAGCCCTACGACCACCAGAGCGACCTGCGCTCGACGATGATGACCAACCTGACCGCCGCGGGGCTGCAGCTCGAGCGCGGGCACCACGAGGTCGGCACCGGCGGTCAGGCCGAGATCAACTACAAGTTCGACACGCTGCTGCGCTCGGCCGACAGCCTGATGCTGTTCAAGTACATCATCAAGAACACCGCCTGGGCCGAGGGCAAGAGCGTGACGTTCATGCCCAAGCCGCTCTTCGGTGACAACGGTTCCGGCATGCACTGCCACCAGAGCCTGTGGAAGGACGGCGAGCCGCTGTTCCACGCCGAGACCGGCTACGCGGGCCTGTCCGACATGGCACGGCACTACATCGGTGGGCTGCTCGCCCACGCGCCGTCCCTGCTGGCCTTCACCAACCCGACGGTGAACAGCTACCACCGGCTGGTGCCGGGCTACGAGGCCCCGATCAACCTGGTCTACTCGGCCCGCAACCGCTCGGCGTGCACCCGCATCCCGATCTCCGGTGACAGCCCCAAGGCCAAGCGCATCGAGTTCCGGGTGCCCGACCCGTCGGCCAACCCCTACCTCGCCTTCTCGGCGATGCTGATGGCCGGGCTGGACGGCGTGAAGAACAAGATCGAGCCGCCGGCCCCGGTGGACAAGGACCTCTACGAGCTGCCGCCCGAGGAGGCCCTGGGCATCGAGAAGGTCCCGGCCTCGCTGGACGCCGTCCTCGACCGGCTCGAGGTCGACCACGAGTACCTCATCGACGGCGGGGTGTTCACCCCCGACCTGATCGAGACGTGGATCGAGTACAAGCGGGAGAACGAGATCGACCCGATCCGGCTGCGTCCGCACCCCCACGAGTTCGCGATGTACTACGACATCTGAGCCCGGCACTCCGCTCCGCGGCCCCCGCCCTCGTACAGAGGGCGGGGGCCGCGGTGCGTCCGCGGGCACAAGGCGGCCCGGCCGCCCGGGAGCGGACCCCGGTACCGTGCAAGCCGATGTGTCAATCCCCGGGGACGAGGTCGTCCGCGACGGTCGGAGACGTCCCGACCGCGTCGTCGTGGGTCCAACAGCGAGAAGGCGAGAGTTCATGACCACCGACGGCAACCGCACCAGCGTGGCGGTGATCGGCGCCGGACCCGCAGGGCTGACCGCCGCCTACGAGCTGGTCCGTCGCCAGGTCCCGGTCACCGTGCTGGAGGGTGACTCGATGGTGGGCGGCATCAGCCGCACCGCCGAGCGGGAGGGCTGGCGGTTCGACATCGGGGGTCACCGGTTCTTCACCAAGGTCCCCGAGGTGGAGGCCCTCTGGCACGAGATCCTCCCCGACGAGGACTTCCTCCTCCGGCCGCGGATGAGCCGCATCTTCTACGACGGCAAGCTCTACGACTACCCGCTCAAGGCCGGCAACGCCCTGGGCAACCTCGGCCCGGTCGAGGCCGTGCGCTGCGTCGCGTCCTACCTGTGGGCGCGGATCCGCCCGCCGAAGAACCAGGACACCCTCGAGGGCTGGATCGTCGCCCGCTTCGGTAAACGCCTCTACCAGCACTTCTTCAAGACCTACAACGAGAAGCTCTGGGGCGTCCCGGTCGACCAGCTGCCGGCCGACTTCGCCGCCCAGCGGATCAAGAACCTGTCGCTGACCGGTGCGGTGATCAACGCGCTGACCCCCAAGCGCAACCAGAAGGACATCACCTCCCTCATCGAGGAGTTCCAGTACCCCAAGTACGGGCCCGGGATGATGTGGGAGACCGCCGCCCGCAAGGTGCAGGAACGCGGCGGCACACTGGTCATGGAGGAGAAGGTCCGGACCGTGCACTGGGAGCCCGGTCGCGGCGTCACCGGCCTCACCACCGAGGTCACCGGCGGCTACGGCTCCGGCGCGGGCGCCCCCGACGCGACCCGGACCGACATCGGGGCCGAGAAGCACTACGAGGCCGACCACGTCATCAGCTCGATGCCGTTCTCCTCGCTGGTGCACGCCCTCGACCCCAAGCCCCCGGCGGAGGTGCTGGCGGCGGCCGACGGCCTGAAGTACCGCGACTTCCTCACCGTGGCGCTGGTGCTCCCGGTCGAGGCCGGCTTCCCGGACAACTGGATCTACATCCACTCCCCCGACGTCCAGGTCGGCCGGATCCAGAACTTCGGCTCCTGGTCGCCGTACCTGGTCAAGGACGGGCGCACCTGCCTGGGCCTGGAGTTCTTCGTCAACGTCGGCGACGACACCTGGAACCGGTCCGACGAGGACCTCATCGCCCAGGGTGCCCGTGAGCTGGAGCAGCTCGGGCTGGCCAAGGCCGCCGACGTCGAGCGCGGCTTCGTCGTCCGGATGCCGAAGGCCTACCCGTTTTACGACGCCGGGTACAAGGACAACGTCGAGGTCATCCGGCGCTGGATGGAGACGAACACGCCGAACCTGCACCCGGTCGGGCGCAACGGCATGTTCCGCTACAACAACCAGGACCACTCGATGATGACGGCGATGCTGACCGTGCAGAACATCGCCGACGGCACCAAGCACGACATCTGGGACGTCAACGTGGAAGAGGACTACCACGAGGAGGTCTCGTCCAAGCGCTCGGACGCCACGGCGGACGACCACGGGAGCCCGCGCCCGACGGCGGCGTGAGCCAGGTACCCGGCGCCCGCCGCCGGCCCGAGCCCCTCGAGGGCGGCGGGCCGGCGGCGGGCGCCTCCGCGTCCGGGGGCGGGACGTCCACCCGCCCGGGCCCGGGCACCCGCGCCGTGCGGCTGGCCCGCCGGCACCTGGCCTTCCTCCTGCTGCTCGCCCTGGCGGCCGCCGCCCGGGCCTACGTCACGGCGGCGTACTCGACGGCCCTGTGGTTCCCGGACTCGGGCACCTACGTGGACCGCGCGGCGTGGGTCGAGCCCGCCGTCGACCGGCCGTGGGGCTACTCGGCCTTCCTCGCCCTGCTGAACCCGGTGACGACGTACCGCGAGGTGGCCGTCGTCCAGCACGTCCTCGGGCTGGCGGTGCTGGTGCTGGTCTACGTGCTGCTGCAGCGCCGCGGCGTCGCGCGCTGGGTCAGCCTGCTGGCCGTCGTCCCCCTCGGGTTCGACGCCTATCTGCTCGACATCGAGCACTTCATCCTGGCCGAGACGCTGTTCGTGTTCCTCATGACCGCCGCGGTGGTGCTCCTGCTCGTGCGCCAGCGCCCGGGGCCGCTGCTGGTCGCGACGGTCGGCGTCCTCATGGGGCTGCTGACGCTCACCCGCTCGGTCGGGCTGTTCCTCGTGGGCGTCCTGTTCGTCTACCTCGTCGTCCGGTTGCTGGTGCGGACCCTGCGCTGGACGGCGGTCGTGGCGTTCGTCGGCGGGGTCGCGGCGGTGCTGCTGCCCTACGCGGTCTGGTTCGGCAGCGTCCACGGCTCGCCGGGGCTCACCGCCTACACCGGCCACTTCCTCTACGGCCGGGTGGCCACCTTCGTGCAGTGCGAGGAGCTGGACGTGCCCGCGCGGCTGCAGCCCCTCTGCCCGACGGACCCGCCCGAGGAGCGGCGCCCCGGCGACCAGTTCGTCTGGTTCGCCGACAGCCCGGCCAACGCGGTCGAGAGCGGCGTCCGGGTGTGGTCGGAGGACGACCTGCGGGAGTTCGCCCTGGTCGCCATCAAGGGGCAGCCGCTGGACTACCTGCGCCAGCTCGTGTCGGAGACCGTGCACTACGTCGAGCCCGGCCGGGTCTCCGGCCCGCAGGAC
Proteins encoded:
- a CDS encoding NAD(P)/FAD-dependent oxidoreductase, yielding MTTDGNRTSVAVIGAGPAGLTAAYELVRRQVPVTVLEGDSMVGGISRTAEREGWRFDIGGHRFFTKVPEVEALWHEILPDEDFLLRPRMSRIFYDGKLYDYPLKAGNALGNLGPVEAVRCVASYLWARIRPPKNQDTLEGWIVARFGKRLYQHFFKTYNEKLWGVPVDQLPADFAAQRIKNLSLTGAVINALTPKRNQKDITSLIEEFQYPKYGPGMMWETAARKVQERGGTLVMEEKVRTVHWEPGRGVTGLTTEVTGGYGSGAGAPDATRTDIGAEKHYEADHVISSMPFSSLVHALDPKPPAEVLAAADGLKYRDFLTVALVLPVEAGFPDNWIYIHSPDVQVGRIQNFGSWSPYLVKDGRTCLGLEFFVNVGDDTWNRSDEDLIAQGARELEQLGLAKAADVERGFVVRMPKAYPFYDAGYKDNVEVIRRWMETNTPNLHPVGRNGMFRYNNQDHSMMTAMLTVQNIADGTKHDIWDVNVEEDYHEEVSSKRSDATADDHGSPRPTAA
- the lipA gene encoding lipoyl synthase translates to MSETVAPTPSSDTPLAPSGRKLLRLEVRNSQVPIERKPEWIKTRLKTGPEYTELKSLVRREGLHTVCEEAGCPNIYECWEDREATFLIGGDQCTRRCDFCQIDTGKPADFDADEPRRVAESVATMQLRYATVTGVARDDLPDGGAWLYAETVRQIHAAVPGCGVELLIPDFNADPDQLAEVFSSRPEVLAHNVETVPRIFKRIRPGFRFERSLAVITAAREAGLVTKSNLILGMGEEPHEVVETMQALHDAGCDLLTITQYLRPSPRHHPVVRWVKPDEFVGFQQTAEEIGFPGVLAGPLVRSSYRAGRLYQQAVEARGLTRSI
- a CDS encoding DUF4191 domain-containing protein, whose protein sequence is MARSRPTDSPAPAGTGKAATGPGSRFRGRSGSTGATASGRGAGKVGKDGRPKVGRLKKVGNQARMIKQAYSLTRKNDPKLPWVMLIAFIAVAAVIELIAILFGAPFLFLPIAILFGALAAMIVFGRRAQGSAYRQVEGQPGAAAWVLEGMRGDWQVSSGVAGTTQLDAVHRVTGRPGIILVGEGVPSRVRPLLAQEKKRVARIAGDAPIYDVLVGDEASQVPLRKLSAHVMKLPRNLSGGELNALRKRLSALGGSRMPVPGGPLPGGRQMSVSQRQVRRR
- a CDS encoding putative bifunctional diguanylate cyclase/phosphodiesterase; translation: MTLAALALFTTGVWTRPDGEGWAIAYDLVLYNLVYVGAALVCAAAARRAEADRMAWWAMTLSLAWGLVGNLVYSLLVAPMPEEPFPSIADFCYLVYYVPLYVALIGLIRARVSRFHASMWLDGIVGALGAGAVAVAVLLGPALEVTEGDVAAVLTNLAYPVADVVLLALLVGVSAMLGVRRERTLLLVGAAIAANLVGDIVYLDLATAGVYVEGGPLDLAWLSAMALFALAAHGSDRDTVQASAQSGEGAGTRVGWRVLALPLACNLGSLVILAAGYGDRFSSAAAWLAVGCVVAALARTAITFREVRAFHEVREQARTDELTGLPNRRALMDEARRMVATATARHPAALLLLDLDGFKEVNDSLGHHAGDSLLRQVGPRLRDALRATDTLARLGGDEFAVLLPDSALDGAQERAERIRELLLQPFTVEGIRLHVGVSIGVATAPVPAATVQELLRCADVAMYAAKSSRAGVRAYVPDPRGGIGDRLHTMEELRTALEDGDQLAVHLQPQVALDDGRVVGAEALVRWHHPTRGLLSPAALLPAAEQAGLLRPLADAVLELSLSAAACWWRDRRVPVSVNLSAADVTDLDLPAKVAGALARHGLPAAALTLELVEDTLMADPDRGRVVLGDLRRLGVRTSIDDYGTGYSSLAYLRHLPADELKLDRSLTRDVGRDPRAAAIVRHTVALAHDLGLTLVAEGVEEDDTGDVLGPVEVRSRTRRRRPALPRPPSRGPHSGCAARGERAGWPPTRSTGGASRVPQEDARPDHRRGAAGGPRPHRDGGGGGPEGGDGPAGAARGGRP
- the glnA gene encoding type I glutamate--ammonia ligase, whose protein sequence is MFTSPDEVAAYIRDNDVEYVDVRFCDLPGVMQHFTIPASTFGEDTFSEGLGFDGSSIRGFQAINESDMLLLPDANSAFLDPFRRHKTLNVNFFIHDPITREAYSRDPRNVAKKAEAYLASSGIADTAYFGAEAEFYVFDSIRHGTGINEGYYHIDAVEGSWNTGSLTGENGGPNLGYKTRPKGGYFPVEPYDHQSDLRSTMMTNLTAAGLQLERGHHEVGTGGQAEINYKFDTLLRSADSLMLFKYIIKNTAWAEGKSVTFMPKPLFGDNGSGMHCHQSLWKDGEPLFHAETGYAGLSDMARHYIGGLLAHAPSLLAFTNPTVNSYHRLVPGYEAPINLVYSARNRSACTRIPISGDSPKAKRIEFRVPDPSANPYLAFSAMLMAGLDGVKNKIEPPAPVDKDLYELPPEEALGIEKVPASLDAVLDRLEVDHEYLIDGGVFTPDLIETWIEYKRENEIDPIRLRPHPHEFAMYYDI
- a CDS encoding phospholipid carrier-dependent glycosyltransferase, which gives rise to MSQVPGARRRPEPLEGGGPAAGASASGGGTSTRPGPGTRAVRLARRHLAFLLLLALAAAARAYVTAAYSTALWFPDSGTYVDRAAWVEPAVDRPWGYSAFLALLNPVTTYREVAVVQHVLGLAVLVLVYVLLQRRGVARWVSLLAVVPLGFDAYLLDIEHFILAETLFVFLMTAAVVLLLVRQRPGPLLVATVGVLMGLLTLTRSVGLFLVGVLFVYLVVRLLVRTLRWTAVVAFVGGVAAVLLPYAVWFGSVHGSPGLTAYTGHFLYGRVATFVQCEELDVPARLQPLCPTDPPEERRPGDQFVWFADSPANAVESGVRVWSEDDLREFALVAIKGQPLDYLRQLVSETVHYVEPGRVSGPQDTCPTWWAFPYPEPVEQYDCTPVLAPGPYGYDEEMVGNLRSYQRYFYTPGPVLGVCLLVGLGALLARRRGWQDRLDPALLALLGLTLMAGPAATASFDFRYVLPTLAVLPPAAALALRGVSLRRRRAERAAAEEPRPEPAPAAG
- a CDS encoding RDD family protein; the protein is MQPPSQERPRGAALGLPSDGPGSLATFSSRVGAFSLDAIAAALVAGLFTAPSLPGNWSLLSFALITVGTLVAFGQTPGMRLLGLRLAHPRPGQRLALWRAVVRTGLLMVLVPALVVDADGRGLHDRLTDTAVVRD